In the Chromatiaceae bacterium genome, one interval contains:
- a CDS encoding pteridine reductase, with the protein MQGKIALITGGAARIGAAITRQLHAAGAGVVIHYRNSAGAAESLRDELLATRPGSATVVQGDLKDPTVWARLIGDACAFGGRLDVLINNASSYYPTPLDDATTADWDDLFDSNARAPFFLAQAAAAELRRHHGCIVNMVDIHADRPNADHPLYCMAKAANAMMVKALARDLAPDVRVNGIAPGAALWPEGYLADAARQEILRRIPMGRPAGAEQIAEAVLFMVTGPDYITGQILAVDGGRSVQQ; encoded by the coding sequence CTGCAGGGAAAAATCGCGCTGATCACCGGCGGCGCGGCACGCATCGGCGCGGCGATCACGCGCCAACTGCATGCGGCCGGTGCCGGCGTGGTGATCCACTACCGCAACTCGGCCGGTGCGGCCGAGTCACTGCGCGACGAACTGCTGGCGACCCGCCCCGGTTCGGCGACCGTGGTCCAGGGCGACCTTAAGGATCCGACTGTATGGGCTCGGCTGATCGGCGATGCCTGCGCGTTCGGCGGCCGTCTCGATGTGCTGATCAACAACGCGTCGAGCTACTACCCCACACCACTGGATGACGCGACCACCGCGGACTGGGACGACCTGTTCGACAGCAATGCCCGCGCACCGTTCTTTCTCGCCCAGGCTGCCGCGGCTGAACTGCGCCGACACCACGGCTGCATCGTCAACATGGTAGACATCCATGCCGATCGACCAAATGCCGACCACCCCTTGTACTGCATGGCGAAAGCGGCCAACGCGATGATGGTGAAGGCGCTGGCGCGCGATCTGGCGCCGGACGTACGGGTCAACGGCATCGCGCCCGGTGCGGCGCTGTGGCCCGAGGGATACCTGGCGGATGCGGCGCGTCAGGAGATCCTCAGGCGCATCCCGATGGGACGACCTGCCGGTGCGGAGCAGATCGCCGAAGCGGTGCTGTTCATGGTCACCGGGCCGGACTACATCACCGGACAGATCCTGGCGGTCGACGGCGGTCGCAGCGTGCAACAGTAG
- a CDS encoding diguanylate cyclase → MTRRAFAQARRLPLSFGGGVAIFLLFIVGYYLLGIAGLQLQSAQTGVTPLWPASGFALAMAYWYGMRFLLAILPAMLALAWQVDLPWTVATIAALGSMLEAGVPLWLMRRLGIDPGLKHLRDALLFVLVGPLIGPVFSATLGSIVVQQVEVNSFDFVKLWLLWWMGNSLGILLVGGFGLVAVARRTLRMEARALAELLVASAAALVIAGVGLMQVVNISSPLVLYLLIPVFVLIAQRGDQLAVMSLGLVVLVLMLLSSAWLPPQSLEQHNLGVFYLDVSLLWVVTFTGMMISSARHEMQAREQVTWLANHDPLTHLYNRHAFMQRLEDLLSGNAAESDRKVLLYIDLDHFKELNDAEGHLAGDHVLRDVSRLLLQEVRGIDTVARLGGDEFALILEDCNLRDARSIAEAIRQAIEEYLYIGNHGEHRIQASIGLLELNAAHASPEDALYLVDSACYEAKRAGRNRVWVSP, encoded by the coding sequence TTGACGCGGCGTGCGTTCGCGCAGGCACGGCGCCTCCCGCTTTCGTTTGGCGGGGGTGTAGCCATCTTTCTCCTGTTCATCGTCGGTTATTACCTGCTCGGCATTGCCGGGCTGCAACTCCAGTCGGCCCAAACGGGTGTGACACCACTTTGGCCGGCGTCCGGTTTCGCCCTGGCGATGGCGTACTGGTACGGCATGCGTTTCCTGCTGGCGATCCTGCCGGCAATGCTGGCCCTCGCCTGGCAGGTGGATCTGCCGTGGACGGTGGCGACGATCGCGGCGCTGGGCAGCATGCTGGAGGCCGGCGTTCCGCTCTGGCTGATGCGGCGCCTCGGTATCGACCCGGGTCTCAAACATCTGCGCGACGCGCTGTTGTTCGTACTGGTCGGACCATTGATCGGCCCGGTGTTCAGCGCCACGCTCGGTAGCATCGTCGTGCAGCAGGTCGAAGTGAATTCGTTCGACTTCGTCAAATTGTGGCTGCTGTGGTGGATGGGCAACAGTCTCGGCATATTGCTGGTCGGTGGCTTCGGTCTGGTGGCCGTCGCGCGCCGCACGCTGCGGATGGAGGCTCGGGCGCTCGCCGAGCTGTTGGTTGCCAGTGCCGCGGCGTTGGTGATCGCCGGGGTCGGACTGATGCAGGTCGTGAACATCTCTTCGCCGTTGGTGTTGTACCTGCTGATTCCGGTGTTCGTGCTGATTGCTCAGCGTGGCGACCAGCTCGCGGTGATGTCGCTCGGCCTGGTGGTGCTCGTGCTGATGCTGCTGTCCTCGGCGTGGCTGCCGCCGCAAAGCCTGGAGCAACACAATCTTGGCGTCTTCTACCTCGACGTCAGCCTGCTGTGGGTGGTCACCTTCACCGGGATGATGATCAGCAGTGCGCGGCACGAGATGCAGGCACGCGAGCAGGTGACATGGCTGGCAAACCACGATCCGCTGACACATCTGTACAATCGTCATGCGTTCATGCAGCGCCTCGAGGACCTGTTGTCCGGGAACGCTGCGGAAAGCGACCGCAAGGTGCTGTTGTACATCGACCTGGATCATTTCAAGGAGCTGAACGACGCGGAGGGTCACCTCGCCGGCGACCACGTGCTGCGCGATGTCTCCAGGTTGTTGTTGCAGGAAGTACGGGGGATCGACACGGTCGCCCGGCTCGGCGGGGACGAATTCGCGCTGATCCTCGAGGACTGCAACCTGCGTGATGCAAGGTCGATCGCCGAGGCGATCCGGCAGGCGATAGAGGAATACCTCTACATCGGCAATCATGGCGAACATCGCATCCAGGCGAGCATCGGGCTGCTCGAGCTGAACGCCGCGCACGCCTCACCCGAAGACGCCCTGTATCTGGTCGACAGCGCCTGTTACGAGGCGAAGCGTGCCGGTCGCAACCGGGTCTGGGTCAGTCCCTGA
- the folK gene encoding 2-amino-4-hydroxy-6-hydroxymethyldihydropteridine diphosphokinase — protein sequence MPRVWVSVGSNIDRERHIRGALDDLRGLFGELEVSPVYESAAVGFDGDAFFNLVVGFDAELPPERVRGLLRAVEARHGRERNEQKFAARTLDLDLLTYGDAVVGDGGHALPREEIERYAFVLGPLADVAGGQIHPQRGLSFAEMWRRFDPEGRRTLRRIPDGAWMHDPDGEDP from the coding sequence ATGCCGCGTGTCTGGGTCAGCGTCGGCAGCAACATCGACCGCGAGCGGCACATCCGAGGGGCGCTTGACGATCTGCGCGGCCTGTTCGGAGAGCTCGAGGTGTCGCCGGTCTACGAATCCGCAGCGGTGGGTTTCGATGGTGATGCGTTTTTCAATCTGGTGGTCGGGTTCGACGCCGAGCTGCCCCCCGAGCGCGTGCGCGGCCTGCTGCGTGCGGTCGAGGCGCGCCATGGTCGCGAACGCAACGAGCAGAAATTTGCGGCGCGCACCCTCGATCTGGACCTGCTGACCTACGGAGATGCTGTCGTGGGAGACGGCGGCCATGCGCTGCCGCGCGAGGAGATCGAACGCTACGCCTTTGTGCTCGGACCGCTCGCCGACGTGGCCGGTGGGCAGATCCATCCCCAACGCGGCCTGAGCTTCGCCGAGATGTGGCGCCGTTTCGACCCGGAGGGGCGCCGGACGTTGCGCCGAATCCCCGACGGCGCCTGGATGCACGACCCCGACGGGGAGGATCCTTGA